In the Hordeum vulgare subsp. vulgare chromosome 7H, MorexV3_pseudomolecules_assembly, whole genome shotgun sequence genome, one interval contains:
- the LOC123408154 gene encoding very-long-chain 3-oxoacyl-CoA reductase 1-like has product MAASVWFFLWLASMGALQVSTVSIRLLANLVLCLRRPKDLRHTYGAWAVVTGPTSGIGRAMSLELARCGLNLVLVGRDPARLRDISQTISRTYAMQTKTVLFDFSLVSTAQGDKAMSRLREAVAGLNVGVLVNNAGVAKPGAVYLHEVDVEAWVRMIHVNVLALTEVTAEVLPGMLRRGRGAIVNIGSASGSVLPSHPLYSVYVATKRYVEEFSRSLSVEYKSTCIDVQCQIPFVVETNMVSSTVKNSFFVRPWVLSPDAYARAAVRWIGHGTLCIPNFAHCLQQWFTYLFPDSFKDMNLLKRNLQHRAIFRRIKPLREMRANSLDGRVPLSDKMGASVPLDQGGSDFRVHG; this is encoded by the exons ATGGCTGCGTCCGTATGGTTCTTCTTATGGCTGGCctccatgggtgccctccaagTTTCCACTGTCAGCATCCGCCTCCTTGCCAACCTCGTGCTCTGCCTGCGCCGACCCAAGGATCTCCGTCACACATACGGCGCCTGGGCCGTCGTTACAGGGCCAACATCAGGCATCGGACGTGCCATGTCCCTGGAGCTCGCACGGTGTGGCCTCAATCTTGTCCTCGTCGGTCGTGACCCAGCCAGACTCCGGGACATCTCCCAAACGATCTCCAGGACTTACGCCATGCAGACTAAGACCGTGTTGTTCGATTTCTCCCTCGTATCCACTGCGCAAG GCGACAAGGCGATGAGTCGCCTCCGGGAGGCCGTGGCGGGGCTGAATGTAGGGGTGTTGGTGAACAACGCCGGGGTGGCGAAGCCCGGTGCGGTGTACCTCCACGAGGTGGACGTGGAAGCGTGGGTGAGGATGATACATGTGAACGTACTAGCACTGACGGAGGTGACTGCCGAGGTGCTGCCAGGGATGTTGCGCCGGGGTAGGGGTGCAATCGTGAACATCGGCTCGGCATCAGGATCGGTGCTCCCCTCCCACCCGCTCTACTCTGTCTATGTCGCCACCAAACGGTACGTCGAAGAGTTCTCCAGGAGCCTCTCTGTGGAGTACAAGAGCACATGCATCGATGTGCAGTGTCAG ATCCCATTCGTGGTGGAAACGAATATGGTGTCGAGCACCGTGAAGAACAGCTTCTTTGTTCGGCCGTGGGTGCTGAGCCCAGACGCCTACGCGCGCGCGGCGGTGCGCTGGATTGGGCACGGGACGTTGTGCATCCCCAACTTCGCCCACTGCCTCCAGCAATGGTTCACCTATCTTTTCCCAGATTCCTTCAAAGACATGAACCTCCTCAAGCGGAATCTACAGCACAGAGCCATCTTTAGGAGGATCAAGCCGTTGAGGGAAATGCGGGCGAACTCACTGGATGGTCGTGTTCCTTTGAGTGACAAGATGGGTGCTAGTGTTCCCTTGGATCAAGGTGGTTCAGACTTCAGAGttcatggttga